The following coding sequences lie in one Rutidosis leptorrhynchoides isolate AG116_Rl617_1_P2 chromosome 4, CSIRO_AGI_Rlap_v1, whole genome shotgun sequence genomic window:
- the LOC139841487 gene encoding uncharacterized protein, producing MLTKALASEKLKGQPSPHDCLLGTFKPTKNESQPSPHDCLLGTFKPTKNDIVSNPLRGIWRTMNVFYGECTCGQGDVDDIVTPPKWDRSYGGGCMQGEGKIDSSRSDGHVRSCPSSLGAARSRRGRDFRVRIRVGSWNVGSLTSKSRELVETLLKSKVDILCVQETRWKGEEAVDIGDYKLWFSGSRVARNGVGIFIGPRHKDNIVGVGRCSDRIMSVRLVIQEESYMVICAYAPHAGLGEEEKSRFWESLDEVVRSCPADHRLLIGGDLNGHIGTISDGYAGVHGGFGYGVRNEEGRSILEFAVAHDLVVANSLFRKTEAQLATFHSGGHSTQIDYLLLRKGDLRTCRDCKALTTWTCSTQHRLLVMDLVPQRRVTRRGRPAQPRILWKNLNEEKAETFKASVLERVEAVMDTVTHGDADQMWNSFASTIRDVAKETLGVAVGTSRGHKSCRESWWISDEVQTKVALKQLRFRELVTCRDGTHDDRTRAEER from the exons ATGTtaacaaaggctttagcaagtgagaagctcaag GGTCAACCATCACCCCATGATTGCTTGCTTGGGACCTTCAAGCCCACCAAAAACGAAAGTCAACCATCACCCCATGATTGCTTGCTTGGGACCTTCAAGCCCACCAAAAACGACATTGTGTCCAACCCATTACGAGGGATCTGGCGCACCATGAACGTCTTCTATGGTGAATGCACATGTGGTCAGGGCGATGTGGATGACATTGTCACACCTCCTAAATGGGACCGGAG TTATGGTGGTGGCTGTATGCAAGGAGAA GGTAAGATAGACTCTAGTCGTAGTGATGGTCACGTGAGGTCATGTCCTTCGAGCTTAGGGGCGGCTAGGTCTAGAAGGGGTAGAGATTTTCGTGTTAGGATTAGAGTAGGTAGTTGGAATGTAGGAAGTTTGACGAGCAAATCCCGTGAACTTGTAGAGACGTTACTTAAGAGTAAAGTGGACATATTGTGTGTTCAAGAGACCAGATGGAAGGGTGAAGAGGCGGTTGACATTGGTGACTACAAGTTGTGGTTTTCGGGTTCCAGAGTAGCTAGAAACGGGGTAGGGATCTTTATAGGGCCCCGTCATAAGGATAATATTGTGGGTGTGGGTAGGTgtagcgataggattatgtcggttaggtTAGTTATCCAGGAGGAGTCTTACATGGTTATTTGCGCTTACGCACCTCATGCTGGTTTAGGCGAAGAAGAAAAAAGTCGCTTTTGGGAATCGTTAGATGAAGTTGTGAGGAGTTGCCCCGCTGATCATCGATTACTTATTGGGGGAGACCTTAATGGACATATAGGAACGATTTCAGACGGATATGCGGGTGTCCATGGGGGCTTTGGGTACGGAGTTCGAAATGAAGAAGGACGCTCCATTCTCGAATTCGCTGTTGCCCACGATTTGGTTGTTGCAAACTCTTTATTTAGGAAGACGGAAGCTCAGCTAGCAACCTTCCACAGTGGAGGTCATAGTACTCAGATTGATTATTTGCTGCTTCGCAAAGGGGACCTTAGGACCTGCAGAGACTGTAAAGCCCTGACTACCTGGACCTGTTCCACTCAACACAGACTTTTGGTCATGGACTTGGTTCCGCAGAGACGGGTTACTAGGAGAGGGAGACCCGCCCAACCTAGGATCCTTTGGAAGAATCTGAATGAAGAGAAAGCCGAAACTTTCAAAGCATCTGTTTTGGAAAGAGTAGAGGCAGTAATGGATACTGTTACTCATGGGGATGCAGATCAGATGTGGAATAGTTTCGCATCAACTATTAGAGATGTTGCCAAGGAAACCTTAGGTGTGGCAGTAGGGACATCGAGAGGACACAAGTCTTGTAGAGAATCATGGTGGATTAGTGATGAGGTTCAAACCAAAGTCGCACTTAAGCAATTGAGGTTTAGGGAGCTCGTTACATGTCGGGACGGGACACATGATGACAGAACTAGGGCAGAAGAAAG gtag